The sequence CTTTTTTATCTGCTTTTTTATTGAATCCATTGTTTTGGGATTTTGCAATTAATCTGGTGCTGATTTCAATATCTCCCCCATCGGGCATAGCCTCAACAGCATTCTTTATTAGATTGATAACAACCTGCTTTAGACCATTTTTATCCGTCATAACAGCAGGTATAGATGTTTCCAGGCTAAGTTTAGCCTTAACACCCGACTGAAGCAGCAATGATTCATGAGTAATTTTGATTAGATCAGATATTAGAGTATTAATATCAACAAATTCTTTTTGTATTACTTTAGGTTCTAAAAGGTTAGACAATCCATTAATAATGAGGCTTATTCGATCTATTTCTTCATTGACAATAACTATTTCGTCTTGTGCCGGACTATCCTTGGCGAGTTTTAGCCCCAGTATCTTGAGATAATTTTTCATAATACTCAGAGAATTCTTCACCTCATGGGCAACTTTATCAGCTACAATTGAGGGAGCAGTCAAATGCTCAGATTGAATAAGCTTTGCCTTAGATTTTCTCTTATTTTTAGCATCTATGACAACAGCCACCTGGTTTGCAAACATGTTTATGAAATTTAAATCTTTAAATAAAATATGAGATTGAGCTTCATCTATACCTATAACCATCACGCCAACACAATTTTCCTGAGATAGCATGGGAATACACAGCATACCTTCTTTTTCAGACAAGCGAATGATCTGGGAATCAATAATAGTAAGATTTATTTCTTTAATATGACCAAAAGAATCCAGAGATGTTTTTTCAGCAAGAGTTTTTGTCAAAAGACAATTTTTACCTTGAACAGGAATAACTATTTCCTTGATTAGCAAATCATACCCTTCTCCATTGCCAATATCCCCTTGCAGAGCATCTTTCTCATGATCATAAAGAAAAAAAAGCACACTTTTTATATCAAACAAAATTTGCAAACCCTGCCTTACAACCTTCAGTATTGAATCAGCATCATGGCATTCAAACAGATTTTGAAGTGTGCCTTGTAGTTGTGATATGTTTCTGGCCGTGCGGACAAGTTCTTTTTGCTTTTCAACATCTTTTTCACAAACCGATTCATCAAAATTATGCAGATTTTCAATATTTATATCCAGCGATTCTGCAACCTGCCTCACCTTTTTATCAGACAATGAGACTATCCTGTCTAATGCTGAATATTCTAAACCCAAAACTTCTTTTGCTATATCAAAAGCATAGCTGCGATCTCTATCTATCCCAGAGCTAAGAATGTTTGCTGCATATACAATTTTGACAAGAGGAAGTGCGTCAAGAATTCTGTGTTTTGGTTCATGATGATAAAGAACAGCATCAGAAATAAACGATTGAAGTGCCCAGCTATTGATAAGCCATGCCCCTGTCTCATCGTGTGAGGCGCCTATCCGCTTTTCACTGTCCAGCAACAAAGCTGGATTGCTCCTGGCAGCTTGCAGTACCTCGGTGTATTCC is a genomic window of Anaerolineae bacterium containing:
- a CDS encoding ATP-binding protein — encoded protein: EYTEVLQAARSNPALLLDSEKRIGASHDETGAWLINSWALQSFISDAVLYHHEPKHRILDALPLVKIVYAANILSSGIDRDRSYAFDIAKEVLGLEYSALDRIVSLSDKKVRQVAESLDINIENLHNFDESVCEKDVEKQKELVRTARNISQLQGTLQNLFECHDADSILKVVRQGLQILFDIKSVLFFLYDHEKDALQGDIGNGEGYDLLIKEIVIPVQGKNCLLTKTLAEKTSLDSFGHIKEINLTIIDSQIIRLSEKEGMLCIPMLSQENCVGVMVIGIDEAQSHILFKDLNFINMFANQVAVVIDAKNKRKSKAKLIQSEHLTAPSIVADKVAHEVKNSLSIMKNYLKILGLKLAKDSPAQDEIVIVNEEIDRISLIINGLSNLLEPKVIQKEFVDINTLISDLIKITHESLLLQSGVKAKLSLETSIPAVMTDKNGLKQVVINLIKNAVEAMPDGGDIEISTRLIAKSQNNGFNKKADKKEQEFIEIIIRDSGSGIPKEIKSNLFEPLVSLKGNGHSGLGLSIAYGIINGLKGIITCESDETIGTIFKILLPVND